A stretch of Paraburkholderia phenazinium DNA encodes these proteins:
- a CDS encoding M15 family metallopeptidase, translating to MIAVVLVAYFAIAVLIAAMLLLPSVRSSIFNIVRDLQGRFMRNASYSAARARGQLTRSAKFSQSTAIDMQNLLVKRRLLILTTAGILATPPLVAIALRGRQLFQYDDTVRVPDEKIAALLNGEQLVPPPALPPEVFATQEVEQVRPALQDASRDWNLLDADFRTRLLLVYKIMHEQYGYEMALLEGYRSPERQNRLAQMGGNVTNAAAFQSYHQYGLAADNAFLRDGKLVISEKDPWAMRGYQLYGQTAEQCGLVWGGRWKLMDLGHVEYHKPGFVLGRH from the coding sequence TTGATTGCCGTCGTTCTCGTCGCTTATTTCGCCATCGCGGTGCTGATCGCAGCCATGCTGCTATTGCCATCAGTGCGATCTTCAATATTTAACATTGTGCGTGATTTACAAGGCCGATTTATGCGCAATGCATCTTATAGCGCTGCGCGTGCACGCGGCCAATTAACTCGCTCGGCAAAATTTTCGCAATCGACAGCAATCGATATGCAAAATTTACTGGTGAAGCGACGCTTGCTGATTTTAACGACCGCAGGTATTCTTGCGACGCCGCCATTGGTCGCGATCGCACTGCGCGGTCGTCAATTATTTCAGTATGACGACACCGTACGCGTTCCCGACGAGAAAATTGCCGCGCTCCTTAACGGCGAGCAGCTCGTCCCGCCACCAGCATTGCCGCCAGAGGTTTTTGCAACACAGGAAGTGGAGCAGGTTCGCCCAGCGCTACAGGATGCCAGTCGCGACTGGAATTTGCTCGATGCCGACTTTAGAACCCGTTTATTGCTCGTCTACAAAATCATGCACGAGCAATACGGTTATGAAATGGCTTTACTGGAAGGCTATCGCAGCCCGGAGCGGCAAAACCGTCTGGCGCAAATGGGAGGAAACGTTACCAATGCTGCCGCATTTCAGAGCTATCACCAATACGGGCTAGCCGCGGACAATGCATTTTTACGTGACGGCAAGCTTGTCATTTCAGAAAAAGATCCCTGGGCCATGCGAGGCTATCAGTTATACGGACAGACCGCGGAACAATGCGGTCTGGTATGGGGAGGCCGGTGGAAATTGATGGATCTGGGGCACGTCGAATATCACAAACCCGGCTTCGTACTCGGGCGGCATTAA
- a CDS encoding LysR family transcriptional regulator, with protein sequence MIDRIQAMRTFIRIVDTNSFTRAAESLDMPRATATTLVQNLEALLGTALLVRTTRRLSLTPEGAAYYERCMQILADIDEMEASLRHSTDQLSGRLRVEMPGALATALVLPALDDFHERYPNIDLAIGVSNRTVDLVGEAVDCSIQLGELPDSGLVARRLGTLEHVTCASPDYLERYGVPADLDDLAHHVAVNCMGHNGRAVNFDFEVGDSALNVKVDGFVKVNDEQAYLACGLQGLGLIQPARIAAQPYLDSGRLREVLPQWKPVPMSVSVAYVKSRRVSPRVRAFVDWLAVLFEQAEHVDQDMSRVRQLLRGLHPA encoded by the coding sequence GTGATTGACCGTATTCAGGCGATGCGCACTTTTATCCGTATCGTCGATACCAATAGTTTCACGCGTGCCGCGGAATCGCTGGATATGCCGCGCGCCACGGCAACAACGCTGGTTCAGAATCTCGAAGCGCTGCTCGGCACCGCACTGCTGGTGCGCACTACGCGGCGGCTCAGCCTGACCCCCGAAGGTGCTGCGTACTACGAACGTTGCATGCAGATCCTCGCCGACATCGACGAAATGGAAGCGAGCCTGCGTCATTCGACCGATCAGCTGAGCGGCCGTCTGCGTGTCGAAATGCCAGGCGCGCTGGCCACTGCGCTGGTCTTGCCCGCACTCGACGATTTTCACGAGCGCTATCCGAACATCGATCTCGCGATTGGCGTCAGCAATCGCACGGTCGATCTGGTTGGCGAAGCGGTGGATTGCAGCATCCAGCTCGGCGAGTTGCCCGATTCCGGGTTGGTGGCGCGACGCCTGGGCACGCTCGAACACGTGACCTGCGCGAGCCCCGACTACCTCGAGCGCTACGGCGTACCCGCCGATCTCGACGATCTCGCGCATCACGTCGCCGTCAACTGCATGGGTCATAACGGCCGCGCAGTGAACTTCGACTTCGAGGTTGGCGATAGCGCGCTGAACGTGAAGGTGGATGGCTTCGTCAAGGTCAACGACGAACAGGCCTATCTGGCCTGTGGCCTGCAAGGGCTCGGGCTGATCCAGCCGGCCCGCATCGCGGCGCAGCCATACCTCGATTCAGGGCGCTTGCGCGAGGTCCTGCCGCAATGGAAGCCGGTGCCGATGTCGGTGTCAGTGGCTTATGTGAAGAGCCGGCGCGTCTCACCGCGTGTACGGGCCTTTGTCGACTGGCTGGCCGTGCTCTTCGAGCAGGCTGAGCACGTCGATCAGGACATGTCGCGGGTACGGCAGCTGTTGCGCGGATTGCATCCGGCTTGA
- a CDS encoding NAD(P)-dependent alcohol dehydrogenase, producing the protein MTTTYAYAASDAQSKLAPFEFQRRELREHDVQMEVLFCGVCHSDLHQARNEWKNSIYPVVPGHEIVGRVTAVGAGVTRHKVGDLVGVGCLVDSCRTCPSCEEGLEQYCENGWVGTYNGADRITGDITLGGYSTQLVVDEDFVLSVPKNLDPAGTAPLLCAGITLYSPLRTWGAGPGKKVGIVGLGGLGHMGVKLAHAMGAHVVLFTTSQSKVEDAKRLGADEVVISKNPEEMEAHVNSFDLIVNTVAAQHDLNPFLNLLRRDGTMALVGAPEHDHPSPQVFNLIMKRRRLAGSLIGGIAETQEMLDFCGEHGITSDIEVIPMQQINDAYERMLKSDVKYRFVIDLDSLRK; encoded by the coding sequence ATGACCACGACTTACGCCTATGCTGCGAGCGACGCGCAATCGAAGCTCGCCCCATTCGAATTTCAGCGCCGGGAATTGCGCGAGCATGACGTGCAGATGGAAGTCCTGTTTTGCGGCGTGTGCCATTCGGATCTGCATCAGGCCCGCAACGAGTGGAAGAACTCGATTTATCCGGTCGTGCCGGGTCACGAGATCGTCGGCCGGGTGACCGCCGTCGGTGCCGGCGTCACGCGCCACAAGGTCGGTGACCTCGTCGGCGTAGGCTGCCTCGTCGACTCGTGCCGTACCTGCCCGAGTTGCGAGGAAGGACTCGAACAGTATTGCGAAAACGGCTGGGTCGGTACGTACAACGGTGCGGACCGCATCACCGGCGACATCACGCTGGGCGGCTATTCAACCCAACTGGTCGTGGACGAAGACTTCGTGCTGAGCGTGCCGAAAAATCTCGACCCGGCCGGCACGGCGCCGCTGTTGTGCGCAGGTATCACCCTCTACTCGCCGCTGCGCACATGGGGTGCGGGTCCCGGCAAGAAGGTCGGCATTGTCGGCCTCGGCGGACTCGGCCACATGGGCGTCAAGCTCGCGCATGCGATGGGTGCCCACGTGGTGCTGTTCACGACCTCGCAGTCGAAGGTCGAAGACGCGAAACGTCTTGGTGCAGACGAAGTCGTGATTTCGAAAAATCCGGAAGAGATGGAAGCGCATGTGAACAGCTTCGATCTCATCGTCAACACCGTGGCAGCCCAGCATGACCTGAACCCGTTCCTGAATCTGCTGCGCCGCGACGGCACGATGGCTCTGGTCGGCGCGCCGGAACACGATCACCCGTCGCCGCAGGTGTTCAACCTGATCATGAAGCGCCGGCGTCTGGCGGGTTCGCTGATTGGCGGGATTGCTGAAACCCAGGAAATGCTCGATTTCTGCGGAGAGCACGGCATTACATCGGACATCGAAGTGATTCCGATGCAACAGATTAACGATGCGTATGAGCGGATGTTGAAGAGCGATGTGAAGTATCGCTTTGTGATCGATCTCGATTCGCTCCGGAAGTAA
- a CDS encoding AraC family transcriptional regulator: MQTTQTPRVAISPAQQRMVELFDVLAPSVGFTPSCLDGVKFMRANRPMPRMPVLYEPSIVIVCQGRKRGYLGEKTYLYDAQQYLVLSVPLPFECETEASPEEPFLGISVRVDLTVVAELLMALNETHGTAHTEPRGIYSTPLDPVMSNAVQRLLEALASPLDARILAPAIMREICYRVLTGEQGDAIRAALTHQHHFGRIAKALRRIHADYQGELDVDTLAREAGMSLAVFHAQFKGVTATSPMQYVKTTRLHHARLLMVQDGLNAGAAAARVGYESASQFSREFKRLFGLSPVDEVKRMRGVMESPPPRVMPTPERYVTAV; encoded by the coding sequence ATGCAAACGACTCAAACGCCCCGCGTAGCCATTAGTCCGGCCCAGCAGCGCATGGTCGAGCTCTTCGATGTTCTGGCGCCGTCTGTCGGCTTCACGCCTTCATGCCTGGACGGCGTGAAGTTCATGCGCGCGAACCGGCCGATGCCGCGCATGCCGGTACTCTACGAGCCGAGCATCGTGATCGTCTGCCAGGGGCGCAAACGCGGCTATCTGGGTGAGAAGACGTATTTATACGACGCGCAGCAATATCTGGTGCTGTCCGTGCCGCTGCCGTTCGAGTGCGAGACGGAGGCGAGTCCGGAGGAGCCGTTCCTCGGCATCTCGGTGCGGGTGGACCTGACGGTGGTCGCGGAGTTGCTGATGGCCTTGAACGAAACCCACGGCACGGCGCACACCGAACCGCGCGGCATCTATTCGACACCTCTGGATCCGGTCATGAGCAATGCGGTGCAGCGTCTGCTCGAAGCGCTCGCTTCACCGCTCGACGCGCGAATTCTGGCGCCTGCCATCATGCGCGAGATTTGCTACCGCGTGCTGACTGGCGAGCAGGGCGACGCAATCCGCGCGGCGCTCACGCATCAGCATCACTTCGGGCGCATCGCCAAGGCGTTGCGGCGCATTCATGCGGATTATCAGGGCGAACTCGACGTCGATACGCTGGCGCGTGAAGCAGGCATGAGCCTCGCGGTATTTCACGCGCAGTTCAAGGGCGTGACGGCGACCTCGCCGATGCAGTATGTCAAGACCACGCGGCTGCATCACGCACGCCTCCTGATGGTGCAGGACGGTTTGAACGCGGGCGCGGCGGCGGCGCGGGTCGGCTATGAAAGCGCGTCGCAGTTCAGCCGCGAGTTCAAGCGTCTGTTCGGCCTGAGTCCGGTGGATGAAGTGAAACGCATGCGCGGAGTGATGGAATCGCCGCCGCCACGCGTGATGCCGACGCCGGAGAGGTATGTGACGGCCGTGTGA
- a CDS encoding VOC family protein, whose protein sequence is MLSHVFVGITDFERAFGFYAPLLDSLGLKLKFRDEQRGWAGWMRADQPRPLFVISRPYDGNPASPGNGQMLALLAPARTSVDRAHAIALAHGGSCEGPPGLRPQYHEHYYGAYFRDPDGNKLCVCRHEPE, encoded by the coding sequence ATGTTGTCTCACGTATTCGTCGGCATTACCGACTTCGAACGCGCCTTTGGTTTCTACGCCCCGTTGCTGGACTCGCTGGGCCTCAAGCTCAAATTCCGCGACGAACAACGCGGCTGGGCCGGCTGGATGCGGGCAGACCAGCCCCGGCCGCTATTCGTGATCAGCCGTCCCTACGACGGCAATCCGGCCAGCCCCGGCAATGGTCAGATGCTCGCGCTACTGGCGCCGGCGCGTACCAGTGTCGACCGCGCGCATGCCATTGCCCTCGCCCACGGCGGTTCGTGCGAAGGGCCGCCCGGCTTGCGACCGCAGTATCACGAGCACTATTACGGCGCCTACTTTCGCGATCCGGACGGCAACAAGCTTTGTGTGTGCCGCCACGAACCGGAATAA
- a CDS encoding DUF3563 family protein produces MFANLAKRLSALFVHTQEQQRDTYLASSADFVDLEHRMHVVETSHHPFTLYSSSTPQEWKA; encoded by the coding sequence ATGTTCGCCAACCTTGCAAAGCGACTCAGCGCGTTGTTTGTCCACACCCAAGAGCAACAACGCGACACGTATCTGGCGTCATCAGCCGATTTTGTCGATCTCGAACACCGCATGCACGTCGTCGAAACGAGCCATCATCCGTTCACGCTGTATTCGTCCAGCACACCGCAAGAGTGGAAAGCGTGA